GTTGTATTGGTTGTACTGCAAGCAAAATGATCAATAGTTTCTTCCCACGTAAGATATGTGTCCGTCATACCGAGCTCATCGCCATTGAACATAGTAAAAACACCAGGCATCAAAAGTACGGACATGTGAAACCCATCCGTTCGGTACAGTCCGATTCGTGTGGCGATTCGAGAGAAGTTGTGATTCCCTAACTACGTGCATATGAGTCATAAGACTTACCGACCATACAAAATTGAAGGAACGAAGATTTAAAAATGCACCTATAACTCACCACCCAATTAGCTGTTTTACCCGACGGCATATTGTCCAGCCATTTGACGAATATGCCGTAGATGTCCTCCGCTGTATCTAGAACAGCTTCATTGGCGATATCTTCGGCTCTGATGAAGTTAAAGTTGAATGGAAAGTCATCACCGTAGTCATACCATTTCATAATGTAATCAATGTCAGAGTATCCTTCCGTGCAGATGAACCGAACCTTGTCGTTACCCTTTGAGGCTGTGTAATTGTTTATGTGTTCCTTCCACTCTTGTACGAGTGGATAATTTTCTGGTTGATCCTTTGTTTGGGTGTGGTTCAGGTAGAAATAATTGGTTGAATCGAAATCTTTGTCGGACCTAGTTTCGTTCTCCAGAGTAGAAGACTCTACGTAGTACGGCGCAGCGTCGATACGGAAGCCATCTACGTTACGATCAAGCCAGAACGTAAGAACGTTCTGAAAAGTCACGAAATTTCAGATGAATTCTCGCTGCTTCTTACACAAACAGATGTTATTCAAACGAAAGTATGTTTTACCTTCATTTCCGACATCACGAGAGGGTTCCTCCAGTTGAGGTCGACTTCGTGCACGCTGAACTGGTGAAGATAATAAGCTTTGCGTTCGTCGACCCATTCCCAAACGGTGCCGTCGTCGAAGACGTCCAACCAATTATTTGGATAGCTAAGATAGTCGCCGTAATAAACTCCTTTGTTCCAGACGTAGTAGCTGTAGTATGGTTCGATGCCCTGCTTTGCTTTGACGAACCATTCGTGTTCGTCACTCGTGTGATTAGGAACAAAGTCGATGATTACTTTGAGTCCCAATTTATGGGCCGCAGTTACCAGTGCATCGAAATCGTCAAGTGTCCCATAAAGTGAGTTCACGGCAATAAAATTGGAAATGTCGTAGCCACTGTCAACCATGGGAGTCTCGTATATCGGCGGCAGCCAAATGCATGTCACGCCCATGTCGACGAAGTGATCCAATTTGCTCTTGATACCTGTATAATGATTGTGGgagtatcgttaaaaaaataactgcCAGAAAAACTGTATTTCCTTCACCCCAcatatttatgaaataatcAACAAACCgaaatgttttctttattgATCAAACAGGCTGGCTTACCATTCAAATCGCCCTTTCCATTGCCATCACTGTCTTTGAAGGATTCGATCCAGATTTCATACATGACGTTTGTTTGCCACCACTCTGTTGGTACGGTGTATTGTATGTGATAGCATGAATTGATGCCGAAACAGCAAGGATCAGGTAGAACAGCCGTAGGGTGCTCATTACTTATACTGTAGGGCTACGTAGCGATAGATCATCAAAACACTTCACatcgaacaaaaaaatacatcgaacatcgaagaaaaaaaatcaggtaaaaaaatcaaaaatcaaaaatatgggCCACTTGCATCTTCGTGTTTTGTTAGAAGTGATATAAATCAAATTGTCACTTCTGTATTCGGTCAGTATTTCATATTGAAGCTAATCCTGAAAAATCGAAGGTTTTTGGCTCTTGTTGAACCTACCATTTCACGTTGTCTAAATCTATTGATGCGAAAATCAATTATCAAATCATTTATTCATGTTTTCCTATAGTTTGCACACAGCTAATGCAATGTTAGATTTTATATAGTAGGGAAGATCGGGGGAAAGTGAGGcagacaaaaaaattggatgaattctttcttcattattcGCAACTACTTTTTCCCTCTTGACAGTTTAACAAGTGATCcattttcggcattttttaGTAAGCAGAATTTGAGAAATGGCTTTCCAATAACAAGAATCATGATATTTCTAGTACCTCATATTACGTTGTGTTGGTCTCttgtgaaaaatggaaaatcatAGTCAAAGATTTGATTAGAAAATCGATTGAATATAAGCCCTACAATCTCGTCCATACCGATACGAATGACACAACTGTTAGTTGTTCTGGTGTACTCGCCCTGTTGAGATCTTCTAATGACAACCTTTGGGCTTACTTGAATGACTTTGTACGTACCTTGAGCTAACCGTCACCAGTTGGCATGCTCCACGAGTACAAAAGCCCATCTTATAGAAACCTTTCGGTGTAATTTTATCTTCTAGGTCATAAATAAATGTAGTAAACTACTACCTTCGTGACAACTTTAGTGCAAACGTGATTTGAGCCAAGACAGATAAAGATGACAACGCGACTATCTTTCCGTGAGTGATCAATATTTCAGTATCGACACAACTAAAAAAGCTTCAGCCATTAGGCTATTGCTGTATGTTGATGGTTTTTCCTAACCCGTGTAAAAACTTATTGGAAATTTATTCAGTGTTTTGCCATCTTTATTGCGACATAAATGCAAAGCCAAACATGATATAACTCGCGAATTTTATTACAGCCAtacttttatttcaaagaCATGATTCCTGTGTTGCCCTAACACGTcgaattgtaataattttttactgttcttttaattgttttcgtgagtgaaaaaatgttgcaatAGCTCCTTCTTGTCTCTGCAAGTAAGTACTTCGTGATAAATCATGTGGAAATTCGCATAATACGGAGTTAACATATCCTTGCATCAGGGACCATGACGCAAAGTATCGATCATGCTGATAAAcctttttctgaatttttgtttttgagtattaattaataatctcTTCTTTCATACGTATGATTTGTGAGATAAAAGACACATCGAtttcttgtttaaataatttacaaactgTGTATTGTTTCCGACATGAATTGCACTGCACGTACGGTGGATTGGTTTGAATTCATTAAAGTGagaatattagaaaaaaattaacaagtcAGAAAAACAGTATGAGTAATACgttatttcaaactttttttttcgtacgtcTCTGTGCTTGCCACACAGCTAGGAAACAAGTTTAGCCATATCCGTAATCGTAAGCGTTGATTATATTCAATCCGAGTGTTGCCACATATGCATAATGTTGGCCTGCGTAAAATGCAAAGTTTTCCTCCGTTATACTATCGACTGTTTCGgataaattttcgcaaacaATTCGAAATAACCGAGAACTCTTCCGTGGCGTTCCCAAAATTTATCcttttcaaaatgaaaatgaaccgcAGTCTTTCATCATCCGATAAcagaaatatgtaaaataggTTAATACTATATGGTAggtacattaaaaaaataggctcttgaaatattatgaaaaaactGGACACCACGgtagtttttcgaaaaatatagaagACGTCTTATGACATCGGCGCATTCATCACTTTATCTCGATCGAGATAGATTAGTTGATTTGTAGTCAATTAGCCAGTTTTGTTCCAAGTGCCAGAATCCAATCGCAGAAACTTCGACGAAACTCATGATCGAAAGACCCTACCTAGTAAAACTTTTCACTTGTACTCGACTCCGTGGTATAAGAGTCGTATATATAATCCCTCCAGAAAGCACATCCAGTGCGAAAACCTTTCGCCAAGTATATTTAAAATGTGGTCATTACCCACAAAAACACCATCTCTGATcaaaaatgtatgcatataatcaCCTCGTACGAAAAAGAATCAAATCACGCACTATCACCAAGTACATGTCTGTCAATTTACAATAAACGTACGATTGAAACTTGACCCTCAGTTTTCATATCTCTTAGGAATCACAATGCTGCTACTCTGGGTTCAGACTAACCCTAAACTTATCCAACTATAAGTGATAATTGAgtatgaagaaaattaaaaaaaactcacaCATAAACATACTTTCgaattacaaataaaatacGGCGGTGCCGATCAGACGagtcaaaaattgataaagttTTCCGATCGCGATGTGAGCAGGGAATGAATGTTGTCTGTTATTTTGACATCCAACTATGAGTGTGCTACCAAACCGTACTACCGCTATGTGATTGCAAGCAAAGGATTGGCAACTGCTATGTAATGCTATTgaaaaacgagagaaaaaaaacactatACTAGTACGTGAAACTTGGCGTGCCTTTTTCAAGGCATGATGCATACACTATAAGAATCTTGTTTATTTGTTAACtatttataaaagaaaatcacaaaatgaaatgaTGGGTGACCGAAACCTTGAAGGGTTATCGACCGCTTACTAATTCTTACCAATTCTTGTGTGATCATACAACCTTAACCATACATCGAAAAACTGTCATTAATTTATAACTCGGTAGTTCGTCTAATTTCCGTGGGCTCAGCGTCTTCCTTGTTCATGGGGATATTCCCTGGGATGACGTGTCTTATGGGATGGATCGTGGAATATCGAGGCCCGTGCGAGATCTATGGTGCGAAAGAGAGATGGTCGGATCGAATCCCGGCTCCAGCGTCGTCGATATTGGAAGCTCTGTCCAATGTTACTACTAAGTCGTCCTCCTCTGATCCCTTATTCGCACCGTTGGCTATAGCCCAATTGAAAAGTCAATCAATCCCGATCGTCGTTCAAAGTACTTCTATCACTCATTTCTCGACTTTCAGAGATACTTACAACAAATCAAGCATGTACATCCCAGCGTATGGCGCAATGGTACTTCTGGGTACAAGTTCGTAGAGCCATTCCGAATCAATCCGAGATATTTTGTTCTTACGACAATTTTGCACACAAGCATCAACGATGGATTGACGTTCCTTGCACCATTCGACGATCAGTCTGGCCGAAACTCATCACAAACTAAAGTTTAACTTTTGATGATTACTTGGAAACGTTATCTTCGCCCCTTTAAAATAACgcaaaaaatgtattcgagGTCCGTTTCAAGTCGTACGTATAACAATGGACTCTAAACTTGAATAACTATTACTTACCGATTTGTAGTTCACGCACaataatttcgaaataaaGTAGAACAAATTTTCGTAGTCAAGTGTAACCGGACGGTATATCATTATATTGTTATGAACGAAAgttaattgataattttcaaataatgtgaaaatctGTTGAACCTAGCATACTTATACAATGAAAAAGCCGTGAGAAAAATATCAGCGGTACTTTTCATCACGTTGCAAACCAATTCAATTATCAGAACCTAGTACCTCAAGTATTGTCAAAATCGTTTGCGGTTGCGTTTCTTCTTCATGAAATTGCTTCTTTCTCCGAAAGCCAAATGTAAAACGCTGCACATAACAGATTTGATTCAATTGTTTGCTATAtaacaaattaaaattatgtttataaatttctaaaatgattataagaatggtaataacaataatactcCGATTGCGAAAGCTACCTTACATCACATCGGTTTTGCAAacggaaaaatttgttttatttaagAAACAAAATCAATAATCCTACAAATTGTCTCTAAACAATTCATTCGCGATCATTTTCCAATAAAAGCGAACATTCGAATTGTAAGGGATATATGAATTCTTCATGCTTATCATCTAAACGTACCCTTACGGAAAAAAACCCCAATTTTACACCCAAAATAACCCCTAAAACAACCCTCAACCTCTAGGGGGGTAAATTTGTATCCCTTAATTCAGGGTTAACCTCGAAGTCGAAGGTTTACTCCCAAGTCTAGAGTTTACTCCCAAGTTGAGAGCTTACCTCTTAAGTGAGGGTTAACCCCCAAGTCAAGGGTTTATCTCCGAGTTGAGGGTGAACCTCCCAATCGAGGATTCACTTTGAAAGAATTCTCGAGTCAAGAGCTTATTGTGTCATTTTATTGGGATTATAGATGTAACGGTATTACAAAAGTGCATTACACACTATTAGTAAATACAATAGAAACTGACTCATCAAGAAGTTGTCTGGTTATTTCTCATTTGATATCTTGAGTcaatcatatacatatgttataTATGCATTtggatattcatttttatcattgaatgccacgaaaattatatataaacattattaaattcttGTATATCTATACGAATTCGCGTTTAACCCTTTCGGCCCGATcggtgactatagtcacccaACGCCTGACGCTCGCTCTGTATCTACGCACGGTGTTCCGCAAGTACGGACGCTTGCCGCGACTGCTCGGTCAGCGGGGACGGCGCGACGTAGAATGCGTCCGTAGCGAAAGGGTTAATATAGAAGGAGGGTATAATGCATCCCCACgcagaaaaataatcgtgaataaaatttaacgtacgtatgtataattcatataGCCACGAAGAATTATCTATACGCAATGCATTCcattcattattatattataatgaagATGTATGCGTacatgtacaatgtacatacacTATATgaaaatacataaaatattcagattcgataattttcagataatttccaAGAACtatcatataaaaaatgacTGAGAAAATCGAAGAGGGTCAATGTTTTTGATTCACCGAGTTGACGTGAGAATCCCCATATAAAGTGTAGTTTAtgatttctaatttcaacCCTGAAAAAACTAAGTAGTATTCTTTTGGTGCGTTGCATAATGGCATGCAGGGTAAGTAAAATGCAACATCAATAGTGATCCTTATACTATATGATGCGATGGCTCAATTCCAGCGAGTTGCTCGAAAgttgaattcaaattgaatcattggttttgctataaataatatgtaGATAGATCATTTCACATGTTGTTGAGAATAATAGAACTTCAACGAATATCATAAGAATTACCTTGGAAATTTCACGGGTTATGTTACCCTGCAATGGAATCAAGGCTTCACCACCAAtcttttacatattatattttcgcgTCGACACTCAAATTTTAGAGTTTACCCTCAAGAAGAGATAGGTGTATCCCTTGGGGTTGCAGGGGACAATCCCCGCAATGTTGATAGTTCGGCCTCACATTTACAATCAGTTAAATTTTAGGGATATGAATTACCCTCATCGTTGGAGGTGTACCTTCAGCGTCGAGGATTCACCTTCATGTCTTGGGGATTGAACCCTCAATTGTTAGGAATTAACCTTTATCGCTAAGGGTTTACCTTCAACGTTGAGGCTTCACCTTCAACGTCGAGGGTTCATCTTCAACTCTTGGGGATGAACCTTCAATCGTTGAGGGTTAATCTCCAACTGTTGGAGATAAACCCTCCATTAATGATGATTCACCTTCAATTTTTGGGGGTAAGCCCCCAAATTTAGGGGTTTATCCTCAACTTTTAGGGTGAATCCTTAAATTTTAATGCTTACCCGCAAAAATTGAGGGTTTTTTTCCATGAGGGTAAAATCCTGTACATCATTGACATTTTTCCATCGCACCAtgttctcgagatatcgtcggttaaaaaaattgttcagatACGTACATACACACTCACACAGAGAGAGGTCCATCTGGAAATGATTGGAGGTGATTCTCTAGATCTGGAAGCGTCGAAGTCTAGTGAAAACtcgacttttcattttcggggtaattataataacttccttttttctttgaaaatagaGAAACAGGAAGTtgaaaatgtatgaaataatGTTGACAAATTTGGTACAATGTGACATCCTCCAGATTTTACGTTCCTTCAATTCTGTTCTCGCACTCTTACAGCTACTTTAAGGCGATCCGCAACCTTCATTTTCAGCTACGTGAAGTAACAGTGTCACCATTTAACGAAATAAATggattaataaataatatcaaaCAATTAGATtctaattatataatttaacgaaataaatattatcttaTTTCCTTAAATggtgattttttactttatgaCACAACTTTGATGCGCTGGTACTTTGTTAATTTCATCGTTGTAAATCGCCCAATTTTTTGTAGAATATCTATGAATATAGGAACGACATATTCcaagtttcagatttttcaaaatactatTTAGgcgggggggaaaaaaatagtgCAGTAAGTCCGAATTCCCATTGAAATTACATGGGAAAATTCATGGCCTTGGCGGGAGTACTTAGGGTTGGCTT
The sequence above is drawn from the Neodiprion pinetum isolate iyNeoPine1 chromosome 2, iyNeoPine1.2, whole genome shotgun sequence genome and encodes:
- the LOC124213374 gene encoding maltase 1-like, with protein sequence MYEIWIESFKDSDGNGKGDLNGIKSKLDHFVDMGVTCIWLPPIYETPMVDSGYDISNFIAVNSLYGTLDDFDALVTAAHKLGLKVIIDFVPNHTSDEHEWFVKAKQGIEPYYSYYVWNKGVYYGDYLSYPNNWLDVFDDGTVWEWVDERKAYYLHQFSVHEVDLNWRNPLVMSEMKNVLTFWLDRNVDGFRIDAAPYYVESSTLENETRSDKDFDSTNYFYLNHTQTKDQPENYPLVQEWKEHINNYTASKGNDKVRFICTEGYSDIDYIMKWYDYGDDFPFNFNFIRAEDIANEAVLDTAEDIYGIFVKWLDNMPSGKTANWVLGNHNFSRIATRIGLYRTDGFHMSVLLMPGVFTMFNGDELGMTDTYLTWEETIDHFACSTTNTTYSLISRDPWHTPYQWDNTTSAGFSTNSTPFLKVNPNYLTVNLATEKEADFSHYKNIQQAIALRNTTVWREGTVDVELIEDQVVGIARQLDGEEPIVVLINCENFTVTVDLDNYFDGLPDELSLKIADIYSGLSAKIGDTYSKSRIELPEYGSMVLLGTTSA